One segment of Paenibacillus sp. FSL R7-0337 DNA contains the following:
- a CDS encoding MarR family transcriptional regulator: MQKESTTTPELMLENQLCFTIYACSREFTKLYQPHLDKIGLTYSQYLVMLVLWERQQCTVKELGEALFLDSGTLTPLLKRLQAAGLILRERSLQDERKVLISLTAQGLALRQDAMGIPGKMAEGTMLSPVEFIDLLGQFKNLLNRVHEANVSNSKS; the protein is encoded by the coding sequence ATGCAAAAAGAATCTACTACAACCCCTGAGCTTATGCTGGAGAACCAGCTCTGCTTTACGATTTATGCGTGTTCGCGTGAATTTACGAAGCTATACCAGCCTCATCTGGATAAGATCGGATTAACGTATTCGCAGTATCTGGTTATGCTGGTCCTGTGGGAGAGACAGCAATGTACAGTCAAGGAGCTGGGTGAAGCTCTGTTCCTCGATTCAGGGACGCTGACTCCGCTGCTCAAGCGTCTGCAGGCTGCAGGACTAATTTTGCGTGAACGTTCTTTACAGGATGAGCGGAAGGTGCTGATTTCATTAACAGCCCAAGGCTTAGCGCTGCGGCAGGATGCTATGGGCATTCCCGGCAAAATGGCAGAAGGCACGATGCTCTCCCCGGTAGAGTTCATAGACTTGCTGGGACAGTTCAAAAATCTCCTGAACCGGGTGCATGAAGCTAACGTTAGCAATTCGAAATCGTAG
- the dprA gene encoding DNA-processing protein DprA — protein MELRELLFGLHEMEGIGWKSIDKIRRAGLLTNAVFSCSAEEWERVGINGVISARLAVDFNEAWVLKRRSLMEESGVAMVTILDDHYPMQLRETPQPPWVLYYRGRLELASRPSVAMVGTRVPTAYGRKVGEMLAGQLSAAGLTVVSGLARGIDSVCHEAALGGAGGTIAVVATGLNKVYPPDNRELERQISREGLVLSEYPIGTPSHPGLFPQRNRIIAGLSLGTLVVEADSRSGSLITADAALEAGRDVFAVPGPLTSPKSRGALELIKQGAKLVTCASDIVEEYVSYLPSKGAESALAGALEQESPADLMEKKLTSEELHLYHILHQGPFTLDELLASTRWDFGHLHSVLLSLIIKKAVTQLPGAIYKVI, from the coding sequence ATGGAACTTCGGGAGCTATTGTTCGGTCTGCATGAGATGGAGGGGATAGGGTGGAAAAGTATCGACAAGATCCGCCGGGCGGGTCTTTTGACGAATGCTGTCTTCTCCTGTTCTGCTGAGGAATGGGAGAGGGTTGGAATCAACGGTGTGATATCCGCGCGCCTGGCTGTAGACTTTAATGAAGCATGGGTGCTGAAGCGCCGCTCTTTAATGGAAGAAAGCGGTGTAGCGATGGTCACCATTCTGGACGATCACTATCCTATGCAGCTGCGGGAAACCCCTCAGCCGCCTTGGGTATTGTACTATCGTGGCCGTCTGGAGCTGGCTTCCCGTCCCTCTGTTGCTATGGTTGGGACCCGGGTGCCTACCGCTTATGGGCGCAAAGTGGGGGAGATGCTGGCGGGACAGCTAAGTGCAGCCGGTCTCACGGTTGTAAGCGGCCTGGCGAGGGGGATTGACAGTGTCTGTCATGAAGCGGCGCTAGGCGGTGCAGGAGGGACTATTGCCGTGGTGGCAACCGGCCTCAATAAGGTCTATCCTCCGGATAACCGTGAGCTGGAGCGGCAGATTTCGCGGGAAGGGCTGGTTCTTAGCGAATATCCTATCGGAACTCCGAGTCATCCCGGATTATTCCCGCAGCGCAACCGGATTATCGCAGGTCTGTCACTGGGAACACTGGTAGTGGAAGCAGATAGCCGCAGCGGGTCCCTGATCACCGCTGATGCTGCGCTTGAAGCAGGTAGGGATGTGTTTGCCGTACCGGGGCCGCTGACCTCTCCCAAGAGCAGAGGGGCACTGGAGTTGATTAAGCAAGGTGCGAAGCTGGTAACCTGCGCCTCAGATATTGTGGAAGAATACGTCTCCTACCTTCCTTCCAAGGGGGCTGAATCAGCTTTAGCAGGAGCATTAGAGCAAGAGAGTCCAGCCGATCTGATGGAAAAGAAATTGACAAGTGAGGAGCTGCACCTTTACCATATACTGCATCAAGGCCCGTTTACACTCGATGAACTGCTGGCGTCAACGAGGTGGGATTTTGGACATTTGCATTCAGTTCTGTTATCTTTAATCATAAAAAAAGCGGTAACACAATTACCGGGTGCAATTTATAAGGTAATTTAA
- a CDS encoding organic hydroperoxide resistance protein, translating to MMTIQQKMYETTVKAVGGRQGSIESDSPKLNLAISTPREMGGAGGEGTNPEQLFAAGYSACFDSALNMVARMGKVKIEGSEVTATVSFGKVEDGGFGIAVKMDVLVKGVDRETAKQLVEAAHGACPYSRATRGNIEVELNVL from the coding sequence ATGATGACCATCCAACAGAAAATGTACGAAACAACAGTAAAAGCCGTAGGCGGCAGACAAGGTTCTATCGAATCCGACAGCCCTAAGCTTAATCTTGCGATTAGCACACCACGCGAAATGGGCGGCGCCGGCGGTGAAGGTACCAATCCTGAGCAGCTGTTCGCAGCCGGATACTCCGCTTGCTTCGACAGCGCGCTGAATATGGTTGCACGTATGGGCAAGGTAAAGATCGAAGGCTCAGAAGTTACGGCTACTGTCAGCTTCGGTAAAGTGGAAGACGGCGGCTTCGGCATTGCCGTGAAGATGGATGTTCTCGTCAAGGGTGTTGACCGTGAGACCGCCAAGCAACTCGTAGAAGCAGCTCACGGAGCTTGTCCTTACTCCCGCGCGACCCGCGGCAATATCGAAGTTGAACTAAACGTGCTATAA
- the flgB gene encoding flagellar basal body rod protein FlgB, translating into MGLLNSVSFQRLQGGLDAATKRQSVLANNVANNDTPNFKRSDVSFESFLRDQEGGLKATLGAKVSDSRHFRFGTVTGMPAAVVSTDETTSMNNNGNNVDMDREQALSAENQLRYNSYVEQLNSQITMMRTVVQGG; encoded by the coding sequence ATGGGTTTGCTGAACAGTGTCAGTTTTCAAAGATTACAAGGAGGCCTTGATGCCGCCACCAAACGACAAAGTGTTCTGGCTAATAATGTAGCAAATAATGATACACCAAATTTTAAACGTTCAGATGTTAGCTTTGAGAGCTTCCTGAGAGATCAGGAGGGCGGACTTAAAGCTACTCTGGGTGCGAAGGTTTCAGACTCCCGCCATTTCCGCTTCGGGACAGTAACCGGCATGCCGGCTGCTGTGGTCAGTACCGATGAGACTACATCTATGAATAACAACGGCAATAATGTGGATATGGATCGTGAACAGGCGCTGAGCGCCGAGAACCAGCTGAGATACAACTCTTATGTAGAACAGCTGAACAGTCAGATCACAATGATGCGTACAGTTGTACAGGGAGGGTAA
- the sucD gene encoding succinate--CoA ligase subunit alpha: MSILVDKNTKVITQGITGATGLFHTKGALDYGTQMVGGVTPGKGGTTVQITLDNGTEKSLPVFDTVVAAKAATGATASVIYVPPAFAADSIMEAVDAEMDLVICITEGIPVLDMVKVSRYMEGRSTVLIGPNCPGVITPGECKIGIMPGYIHKPGYVGVVSRSGTLTYEAVHQLTERGIGQSSAVGIGGDPVKGSEFIDILKLFNEDPGTKAVIMIGEIGGAAEEEAALWIKENMTKPVVGFIGGVTAPPGKRMGHAGAIISGGKGTASEKIAVLESCGIKVAPTPAEMGSTLVSVLEERGILNAFTTH, from the coding sequence ATGAGCATTCTTGTAGATAAAAATACGAAAGTCATCACCCAGGGAATTACCGGCGCTACGGGTTTATTTCATACAAAAGGCGCGCTGGACTACGGTACTCAGATGGTTGGCGGTGTAACACCGGGCAAGGGGGGCACTACGGTTCAGATTACCCTGGACAACGGCACCGAGAAGAGTCTGCCTGTCTTCGACACGGTTGTTGCAGCTAAGGCTGCCACTGGTGCAACTGCAAGTGTCATTTACGTACCGCCTGCTTTTGCCGCAGATTCGATTATGGAAGCGGTGGATGCAGAGATGGACCTGGTCATTTGTATCACAGAAGGCATTCCGGTGCTCGATATGGTCAAAGTGTCCAGATACATGGAGGGCCGCTCCACAGTGCTGATCGGTCCCAACTGTCCGGGTGTCATCACGCCTGGAGAATGCAAAATCGGCATTATGCCTGGTTATATTCATAAGCCGGGGTATGTCGGTGTAGTCTCCCGAAGCGGAACCTTGACCTATGAGGCCGTACATCAGCTGACGGAGCGCGGAATCGGCCAATCCTCAGCGGTGGGCATCGGGGGGGACCCGGTGAAGGGCTCGGAGTTCATCGACATCCTTAAGCTGTTCAATGAAGATCCGGGCACTAAAGCTGTTATTATGATCGGTGAGATCGGCGGCGCAGCTGAGGAAGAAGCAGCGCTGTGGATCAAAGAGAACATGACCAAGCCTGTAGTGGGCTTCATCGGCGGGGTCACGGCACCTCCGGGCAAACGGATGGGTCACGCCGGGGCAATCATTTCTGGCGGTAAAGGGACGGCGAGCGAGAAGATCGCTGTGCTGGAGTCCTGCGGCATTAAGGTAGCGCCAACACCTGCTGAAATGGGCTCTACCCTCGTCAGTGTGCTTGAGGAACGCGGCATCCTGAATGCCTTCACAACCCACTAG
- the flgC gene encoding flagellar basal body rod protein FlgC: MNFGSSFGISASALTAQRLRMDVISSNIANAETTRASVVDGKAVPYRRKLTVLETTQADSFANILGSKMSGGNDGVKVKSIIEDSSPLKPVYNPSHPDADADGYVYMPNVDVTKEMVDMLSASRSYEANVTMLNASKSMVTKALEIGR, translated from the coding sequence ATGAACTTTGGCAGCAGCTTTGGTATTAGCGCCTCGGCTTTAACCGCCCAGCGTCTGCGGATGGATGTGATCTCCTCCAATATCGCCAACGCCGAGACCACAAGAGCCTCCGTGGTGGACGGCAAAGCCGTACCTTACCGCCGTAAGCTCACAGTTCTGGAAACTACCCAGGCTGACAGCTTCGCGAATATACTCGGCTCCAAGATGAGCGGAGGCAATGATGGCGTCAAGGTGAAATCGATTATCGAGGATTCTTCTCCGCTCAAGCCCGTATATAATCCGAGCCATCCTGATGCGGACGCTGACGGTTATGTATATATGCCGAATGTGGATGTGACCAAGGAAATGGTGGACATGCTGTCTGCCTCGCGTTCTTACGAAGCGAATGTTACGATGCTGAACGCATCCAAATCCATGGTGACCAAGGCGCTTGAAATCGGCCGGTAA
- the trmFO gene encoding FADH(2)-oxidizing methylenetetrahydrofolate--tRNA-(uracil(54)-C(5))-methyltransferase TrmFO, giving the protein MTEKAQVTVIGAGLAGSEAAWQIASRGVPVRLYEMRPVVKTPAHHTDQFAELVCSNSLRANGLGNAVGVLKEEMRRLGSLVLGAADRHAVPAGGALAVDRDGFSGEITSTLHNHPLVEVINEELTHIPEEGIVVIATGPLTSPSLSSEIKALLGEEYFYFYDAAAPIVEKDSIDMSKVYLASRYDKGEAAYLNCPMTEEEFDVFYDALISAETAALKDFEKEIYFEGCMPIEIMMRRGKQTALFGPMKPVGLLNPHTGKLPYAVVQLRQDNAAGTLYNLVGFQTHLKWGEQKRVFSLIPGLEQAEYVRYGVMHRNTFINSPKLLQPTYQMKGRERLFFAGQMTGVEGYVESAASGMIAGMNAARAALGEESLIFPEDTVLGSMPAYITSADPEHFQPMNANFGLLPKLEARFRSKKEKNERLAYRALDSLAAYAAAHELTYTEPEPVDTDPAEADSPAQ; this is encoded by the coding sequence TTGACAGAAAAAGCACAAGTAACCGTTATCGGCGCAGGTCTGGCCGGGAGTGAAGCCGCCTGGCAGATCGCTTCGCGCGGAGTTCCAGTCAGACTATATGAGATGCGCCCAGTGGTGAAGACACCGGCGCATCATACGGATCAGTTCGCCGAGCTGGTCTGCAGCAACTCACTGCGGGCCAATGGCCTTGGGAACGCGGTGGGTGTACTTAAGGAAGAAATGCGGCGTCTGGGCTCCCTGGTGCTGGGTGCAGCCGATAGGCATGCTGTTCCGGCAGGAGGCGCTCTTGCTGTTGACCGGGACGGCTTCTCCGGCGAAATCACGTCCACGCTGCATAACCACCCTCTGGTGGAAGTCATAAACGAAGAACTTACGCATATACCGGAGGAAGGGATAGTTGTTATTGCCACCGGGCCGCTGACTTCACCCTCCTTGTCTTCGGAGATTAAGGCACTGCTGGGTGAGGAATACTTCTATTTCTATGATGCAGCAGCGCCGATTGTAGAGAAAGACAGCATCGATATGAGCAAGGTCTATCTGGCCTCCCGCTATGATAAAGGCGAAGCCGCCTATCTCAACTGTCCAATGACAGAAGAGGAATTCGATGTTTTTTATGATGCGCTGATCTCGGCCGAGACGGCTGCACTCAAAGATTTTGAGAAAGAGATTTACTTTGAAGGCTGTATGCCGATTGAAATTATGATGAGACGCGGAAAGCAGACGGCACTGTTCGGCCCTATGAAGCCTGTAGGACTGCTCAATCCTCACACAGGCAAGCTGCCTTACGCGGTTGTGCAACTGCGCCAGGACAATGCTGCCGGTACGCTGTATAATCTGGTTGGTTTCCAGACTCATCTGAAGTGGGGCGAGCAAAAACGGGTATTCTCGCTTATTCCGGGCCTGGAGCAAGCTGAATATGTGCGTTATGGGGTTATGCACCGCAATACCTTTATTAATTCTCCCAAGCTGCTTCAGCCGACTTACCAGATGAAGGGACGGGAAAGACTGTTTTTTGCCGGCCAGATGACCGGGGTTGAAGGTTATGTAGAATCTGCGGCTTCCGGTATGATCGCCGGTATGAATGCAGCGAGAGCTGCGCTTGGCGAAGAGAGCCTGATCTTCCCTGAGGATACGGTGCTGGGCAGCATGCCCGCCTATATCACTTCGGCCGATCCTGAACATTTCCAGCCGATGAATGCCAACTTCGGCCTGCTGCCGAAGCTGGAGGCCCGGTTCCGCAGCAAAAAAGAGAAGAACGAACGTCTGGCTTACCGGGCGCTTGACAGCCTTGCTGCTTATGCTGCAGCCCATGAATTGACGTATACAGAGCCGGAGCCGGTGGATACTGATCCGGCAGAAGCGGATAGTCCGGCACAATAG
- the topA gene encoding type I DNA topoisomerase yields the protein MADALVIVESPSKAKTIGKYLGSKYIVKASMGHIIDLPKSQIGVDVENQFNPKYITIRGKGSILKELKDASKKVKKVYLAADPDREGEAIAWHLANALNLDNTQECRVVFNEITKQAVKDAFKTPRKINMDLVNAQQARRILDRLVGYKISPLLWKKVKKGLSAGRVQSVAVKIVMDRENEISEFIPTEYWSITAKLAIRDSEFEAKFHRLNGEKKELGQESDVQEVLEAIKNAAFQVKEVKEKERQRHPSAPFTTSSLQQEAARKLGFRASKTMSVAQQLYEGVELGKEGTVGLITYMRTDSTRLSTTAQDEAKELIQAKYGEKFIPETPRQYSKKAAGAQDAHEAIRPTSALREPDMVKEFMSRDQFRLYKLVWERFVSSQMSSAVLDTLSVDITAGTAIFRAVGSKVSFPGFMKVYVEGNDDGTTDEEKFLPQLKAGDELVKREIEPKQHFTQPPPRYTEARLVKTLEELGIGRPSTYAPTLETIQKRGYVAIEEKKFMPTELGELIIEQMEEFFPEILNVEFTAHMEGDLDHVEEGAENWVKVLAQFYESFEKRLLYAEEEMKEIEIEDEVSDELCEKCGKPMVYKLGRFGKFLACSGFPECRNTKPIIKDIGVSCPKCHEGKVVERRSKKGRVFYGCDQYPGCDFVSWDKPSVKPCPACGSWMIEKRNKQGTKLQCTSCDHTEAVIDSDELAE from the coding sequence ATGGCAGATGCGTTGGTTATTGTAGAATCACCATCAAAAGCAAAAACGATTGGTAAATATCTGGGCAGCAAATATATTGTTAAGGCATCAATGGGGCATATCATAGATTTGCCAAAAAGCCAGATCGGTGTGGATGTGGAGAATCAGTTCAATCCCAAATATATAACGATCCGGGGCAAGGGTTCTATCTTGAAGGAACTTAAGGATGCCAGCAAAAAAGTCAAAAAAGTTTATCTCGCAGCCGACCCGGACCGCGAAGGGGAAGCCATTGCCTGGCATTTGGCAAATGCACTGAATTTGGACAACACTCAGGAATGCCGGGTGGTCTTCAATGAAATTACCAAGCAGGCGGTGAAGGATGCCTTCAAGACACCGCGCAAGATAAATATGGATCTGGTGAACGCCCAGCAGGCGCGGCGGATTCTGGACCGGCTTGTCGGTTACAAGATTAGCCCTCTATTATGGAAGAAAGTCAAAAAAGGCCTCTCCGCCGGACGGGTACAATCGGTAGCGGTCAAGATTGTGATGGACCGGGAGAATGAAATTTCCGAATTCATTCCTACAGAATACTGGAGCATTACTGCTAAGCTAGCGATTCGGGATTCTGAATTCGAAGCCAAGTTCCACCGGCTGAACGGCGAGAAGAAGGAACTGGGCCAGGAGAGCGATGTGCAGGAAGTGCTGGAAGCGATTAAGAACGCGGCCTTCCAGGTCAAAGAAGTAAAGGAGAAAGAGAGACAGCGTCATCCATCCGCTCCGTTCACAACAAGCTCACTGCAGCAGGAGGCTGCCCGTAAGCTGGGCTTCCGCGCGTCCAAGACGATGTCTGTCGCACAGCAACTCTATGAGGGAGTTGAGCTGGGCAAGGAAGGCACTGTCGGATTAATCACTTATATGCGTACGGATTCCACGCGTCTATCCACTACAGCCCAGGATGAAGCCAAGGAGCTGATCCAAGCCAAATACGGTGAGAAGTTCATTCCCGAGACGCCGCGCCAATATTCCAAGAAGGCTGCGGGCGCCCAAGATGCGCATGAGGCGATCCGTCCGACTTCTGCACTGCGCGAGCCGGATATGGTCAAGGAATTCATGAGCCGTGATCAATTCCGGCTGTATAAGCTGGTATGGGAGCGTTTTGTGTCCAGTCAGATGTCTTCTGCGGTGCTGGATACATTGTCGGTAGACATAACAGCCGGTACAGCGATATTTAGAGCGGTAGGGTCCAAGGTCTCGTTCCCGGGATTCATGAAGGTGTATGTGGAAGGCAATGATGACGGCACGACAGACGAAGAGAAATTTCTGCCGCAGCTGAAGGCAGGCGATGAGCTGGTGAAGCGCGAGATCGAGCCGAAGCAGCATTTCACCCAGCCGCCGCCAAGATATACAGAAGCCCGTCTCGTCAAGACGCTTGAGGAACTGGGCATAGGCCGTCCAAGTACCTATGCGCCGACCCTGGAGACGATCCAGAAGCGCGGGTACGTGGCGATTGAAGAGAAGAAGTTCATGCCGACTGAGCTTGGAGAGCTAATCATAGAGCAAATGGAAGAGTTCTTCCCAGAAATTCTCAATGTGGAATTCACCGCCCATATGGAAGGGGATCTTGACCATGTGGAGGAAGGTGCGGAGAATTGGGTGAAGGTACTCGCCCAGTTCTATGAATCCTTTGAGAAAAGACTCCTATATGCGGAAGAAGAAATGAAGGAAATTGAGATTGAAGATGAGGTCTCCGATGAACTGTGTGAGAAATGCGGCAAGCCAATGGTCTATAAGCTGGGCCGGTTCGGCAAATTCCTGGCCTGCTCCGGATTTCCGGAATGCCGCAATACTAAGCCGATCATTAAGGATATCGGTGTAAGCTGTCCGAAATGCCATGAAGGCAAGGTAGTGGAGCGGCGCAGCAAGAAGGGGCGCGTCTTCTACGGCTGCGATCAATATCCGGGCTGTGACTTTGTCTCCTGGGATAAGCCGTCAGTGAAGCCTTGTCCGGCTTGCGGCTCCTGGATGATCGAGAAGCGCAACAAGCAGGGAACCAAGCTGCAGTGTACTTCATGCGATCATACAGAGGCTGTAATCGACAGCGATGAGTTAGCAGAATAA
- the sucC gene encoding ADP-forming succinate--CoA ligase subunit beta: MNIHEYQGKEVLKKYGVAVPNGKVAYTVDEAVEAAAALGTPVVVVKAQIHAGGRGKAGGVKVAKNSDEVRAYASEILGKTLVTHQTGPEGKVVKRLLIEEGCQIVKEYYIGLVVDRASGRVVMMASEEGGTEIEEVAATHPEKIFKEIVDPAVGLQTFQARKLAYSIAIPPELVNKAVKFMQALYLAFVDKDCSIAEINPLVVTADGNVMALDAKLNFDSNSLFRHKDILELRDLDEEDAKEIEASKFDLSYIALDGNIGCMVNGAGLAMATMDIIKYYGGEPANFLDVGGGATTEKVTEAFKIILSDDKVNGIFVNIFGGIMRCDVIATGVVEAARQLGLTKPLVVRLEGTNVALGKEILAGSGLNIVAADSMADGARKIVALV; this comes from the coding sequence ATGAATATCCACGAGTATCAGGGAAAAGAAGTACTTAAGAAGTATGGCGTAGCCGTACCGAACGGAAAAGTTGCTTATACAGTGGACGAAGCAGTGGAAGCTGCCGCAGCGCTGGGTACACCTGTGGTTGTAGTCAAAGCGCAGATTCATGCTGGCGGACGCGGCAAAGCCGGCGGCGTCAAGGTGGCGAAGAACAGTGATGAGGTTCGCGCGTATGCGTCCGAGATCCTTGGCAAGACACTGGTCACCCATCAGACGGGACCCGAAGGCAAGGTAGTGAAGCGGCTGCTGATTGAAGAGGGCTGTCAGATTGTCAAAGAATATTATATTGGTCTGGTTGTGGACCGCGCTTCCGGACGTGTCGTCATGATGGCATCCGAAGAGGGCGGTACGGAGATTGAAGAGGTGGCGGCTACACATCCCGAGAAGATTTTTAAGGAAATCGTGGATCCGGCGGTGGGGCTTCAGACCTTCCAGGCGCGCAAACTGGCTTACAGTATCGCTATTCCTCCCGAATTGGTGAACAAAGCAGTCAAGTTCATGCAAGCGCTATATCTGGCTTTTGTGGATAAAGATTGCTCAATTGCGGAGATCAACCCGCTGGTTGTTACTGCTGACGGTAATGTGATGGCGCTTGATGCTAAGCTTAACTTCGATTCCAACAGTCTGTTCCGCCACAAGGATATCCTGGAGCTGCGTGATCTGGACGAAGAGGATGCCAAAGAAATCGAAGCGTCCAAATTCGACCTCAGCTACATCGCACTGGACGGCAACATCGGCTGTATGGTGAACGGTGCGGGCCTGGCGATGGCAACTATGGATATCATTAAATATTATGGCGGCGAACCGGCCAACTTCCTCGATGTAGGGGGCGGTGCGACAACTGAGAAGGTAACGGAAGCTTTCAAAATCATCCTGTCCGATGACAAGGTGAACGGTATCTTTGTTAATATTTTCGGCGGAATTATGCGTTGTGATGTCATCGCTACCGGTGTAGTCGAAGCGGCAAGACAGCTTGGCTTAACCAAGCCGCTGGTCGTACGTCTTGAGGGCACGAATGTGGCACTGGGCAAGGAGATTCTCGCCGGCTCCGGACTGAATATCGTTGCTGCTGATTCCATGGCGGACGGTGCCCGCAAAATCGTTGCTCTTGTGTAA
- the hslV gene encoding ATP-dependent protease subunit HslV: MLPSFHATTICAVRHNGHAAIAGDGQVTFGESVIMKTTAKKVRRLYRGQVIAGFAGSVADAITLFEKFEGKLEEHHGNLQRAAVELAKDWRQDRILRKLEALMIVMDKEGMLLISGNGEIIEPDDDVLAIGSGGNFALASGRALKRHAPQMGAGDIAREALQIASEICVYTNSNIIVEQL; encoded by the coding sequence ATGTTACCCAGCTTTCATGCAACTACGATTTGTGCGGTAAGACATAACGGCCATGCGGCGATTGCCGGTGATGGCCAGGTTACGTTCGGAGAGAGTGTCATTATGAAGACGACGGCCAAGAAGGTCCGCCGCTTGTACAGAGGCCAGGTTATTGCCGGGTTCGCAGGCTCCGTTGCTGATGCGATTACCCTGTTCGAGAAGTTCGAGGGGAAGCTCGAGGAGCATCACGGCAATCTTCAGCGGGCGGCGGTGGAGCTGGCCAAGGATTGGCGCCAGGACCGCATTCTGCGCAAGCTGGAAGCGCTCATGATCGTAATGGATAAGGAAGGCATGCTGCTGATCTCCGGCAACGGTGAAATTATCGAGCCGGATGATGATGTGCTGGCGATCGGCTCCGGCGGTAACTTTGCGCTGGCTTCCGGGCGGGCACTTAAGCGTCATGCTCCTCAAATGGGTGCCGGTGACATTGCCAGAGAAGCGCTGCAGATTGCATCCGAGATCTGTGTATATACCAATTCCAATATCATTGTCGAACAGTTATAG
- the hslU gene encoding ATP-dependent protease ATPase subunit HslU has translation MVNQSLTPRQIVTELDKYIVGQKQAKKSVAVALRNRYRRSLLSEELRDEVVPKNILMIGPTGVGKTEIARRLAKLVNAPFIKVEATKFTEVGYVGRDVESMVRDLVETSIRMVKLERTEKVKDRAEELANDRIVAILVPSTSKGKSQRNPFEMIFGGNNGGTEDTKEEPEDGSLSERRRGIKFKLLAGQLEDDVIEIDVEDTTPSMMDMFAGQGNDQMGMNMQEMFGNLLPKRTKKRKLPIREARKVLIQDEAAKLIDTDDMIQESVARAEQSGIIFIDEIDKVASQGKGSGPDVSREGVQRDILPIVEGSTVMTKYGPVKTDYVLFIAAGAFHIAKPSDLIPELQGRFPIRVELSSLTLEDFVSILTEPENALTKQYVHLLQTENIEIQFQKEAIQEIAKIAASVNQNMENIGARRLHTILEKLLEDLSFEAPELTLDRVVITPEYVREKLAGIAQDRDLSQYIL, from the coding sequence ATGGTGAATCAATCGCTTACGCCACGCCAGATCGTAACAGAGCTTGACAAATATATCGTAGGTCAAAAGCAGGCCAAGAAATCAGTGGCTGTTGCCCTCCGCAACCGGTATCGGCGGAGTCTGTTGTCCGAGGAGCTGCGGGATGAGGTTGTGCCTAAGAATATACTAATGATTGGACCTACCGGTGTAGGTAAAACAGAGATTGCCCGGCGTCTGGCCAAGCTTGTTAACGCCCCGTTCATCAAAGTTGAGGCCACCAAATTTACGGAAGTCGGCTACGTGGGGCGCGATGTGGAGTCGATGGTCCGCGATCTGGTTGAGACCTCTATCCGTATGGTGAAGCTGGAGCGCACCGAAAAGGTGAAGGACCGCGCAGAAGAGCTGGCGAATGACCGGATTGTGGCGATCCTGGTCCCGTCCACCTCGAAGGGTAAATCGCAGCGCAATCCGTTTGAGATGATTTTTGGCGGAAACAACGGCGGGACGGAAGATACTAAGGAAGAGCCGGAGGACGGAAGCCTGAGCGAACGCCGCAGAGGGATCAAGTTCAAGCTGCTTGCCGGCCAGTTGGAAGATGATGTCATTGAGATTGATGTCGAGGACACGACGCCTTCGATGATGGATATGTTCGCGGGCCAGGGGAACGACCAGATGGGCATGAATATGCAGGAGATGTTCGGCAACCTGCTGCCTAAGCGTACGAAGAAGCGTAAGTTGCCGATCCGTGAGGCCCGCAAGGTGCTGATCCAGGATGAAGCGGCCAAGCTGATTGACACAGACGACATGATTCAGGAGTCAGTAGCCCGCGCAGAGCAATCCGGGATTATTTTCATCGATGAGATCGATAAGGTAGCCAGCCAAGGCAAGGGCTCAGGTCCCGATGTATCCCGTGAAGGCGTGCAGCGTGATATTCTGCCAATCGTCGAGGGATCAACAGTCATGACCAAATACGGGCCTGTGAAGACAGACTACGTGCTGTTCATCGCTGCAGGCGCTTTTCATATTGCCAAGCCTTCAGATCTGATCCCTGAGCTTCAGGGACGTTTCCCGATCCGTGTGGAGCTGAGCAGTCTTACACTTGAGGACTTTGTATCTATTCTTACGGAGCCTGAGAACGCACTTACGAAACAATATGTACATTTGCTGCAGACGGAGAACATTGAAATCCAGTTCCAGAAGGAAGCTATTCAGGAAATTGCCAAGATCGCGGCCTCCGTGAATCAGAATATGGAGAACATAGGGGCACGGCGTCTTCATACAATCCTGGAAAAGCTGCTGGAGGATCTATCATTTGAGGCGCCTGAGCTGACGCTCGACAGGGTGGTCATCACTCCGGAGTATGTTCGCGAAAAACTGGCAGGAATCGCGCAGGACCGCGACTTAAGCCAATATATCCTTTAA